A genomic region of Manihot esculenta cultivar AM560-2 chromosome 15, M.esculenta_v8, whole genome shotgun sequence contains the following coding sequences:
- the LOC110602540 gene encoding uncharacterized protein LOC110602540, producing MSAFAVVYRKISTHTVDLIALPTDFHNNIAANNLTNQHLDVFKQLLLLPRLCRHCWSCHRCRHHRCHCRSSPLHVGRNEVDNCIYQIAQGPSRKVQSYKGYFVNGFKFHRHDYGRERKTLNSGVWVKGSCYNEYESDYYGLLNDVLELEYFGEKNKIIIFKCEWFDTNRGVRVHPQHGLVEINVKLRLASSDPFILAQQAHQVCYIKYPKINKVRVDWCAVFKTKARSTYNIGPSMVNNNSNEQNSNDIAYQEDDVSRPQEIVPTTELDDPTMLLDSSSMVEVDVNELQQVQQPLEVVEDEDEDVEEEEEGEDEEEEEDTEESDDNLEVDGIDSDDDVNLEDDSE from the exons ATGTCAGCATTTGCAGTTGTATATAGAAAAATTTCTACGCATACAGTTGACCTTATTGCCCTTCCTACAGATTTTCATAACAATATTGCAGCAAATAACTTGACAAATCAGCATTTGGAcgttttcaaacag CTGTTGCTGCTGCCGCGGCTGTGCCGCCATTGCTGGAGCTGCCACCGCTGCCGCCACCACCGTTGCCACTGCCGATCGTCGCCACTCCAT GTGGGAAGGAACGAAGTTGATAACTGCATTTATCAAATAGCTCAAGGGCCCAGCCGAAAAGTACAATCATATAAAGGATATTTTGTGAATGGATTTAAATTTCATCGACATGATTATGGCAGAGAGCGAAAAACATTAAATAGTGGTGTATGGGTCAAAGGAAGTTGTTATAATGAATATGAAAGTGATTACTATGGCTTGTTGAATGATGTATTAGAATTAGAGTACTTTGGAGAGAAAAACAAGATAATCATTTTCAAGTGTGAATGGTTTGACACTAATAGAGGGGTAAGGGTCCATCCTCAACATGGTCTTGTGGAAATCAATGTCAAATTAAGGCTAGCATCATCTGATCCATTTATTTTAGCTCAACAAGCTCATCAAGTTTGCTATATTAAATATCCTAAAATCAATAAAGTCAGAGTTGACTGGTGTGCGGTTTTCAAAACCAAAGCTAGGAGCACTTACAATATTGGACCTTCCATGGTTAACAACAATTCAAATGAGCAAAACTCCAATGATATTGCTTATCAAGAGGATGATGTCTCAAGACCTCAAGAAATTGTACCAACAACCGAACTTGATGATCCCACAATGTTACTTGATTCAAGTAGTATGGTTGAGGTGGATGTTAATGAATTGCAACAAGTGCAACAACCACTTGAAGTGGTGGAAGATGAAGATGAGGatgtagaggaagaggaagagggagaggatgaagaagaggaagaagacacTGAAGAGTCAGATGACAATTTAGAAGTTGATGGTATTGATAGTGATGATGATGTCAACTTAGAAGATGATTCTGAATGA